In one Sphingomonas sanguinis genomic region, the following are encoded:
- a CDS encoding MFS transporter — MPMFADSRAPAEADRSMGTTYGEQAEGPHVKGFPYIRWTIIALFVGAMVINYLTRSILGVAAPAIMAEQHISSEQYSWITGAFQFGIMFQPVAGYLLDLIGLKIGFTLFVAVWSCITIGHGFANGWLSFAGLRGALGLVEGSAQPAGMKVVAEWFPARERGVAGGIYQIGASFGAVFAPPLVAWAVFHHSWRAAFFVAGGLGLLWVLAWLFWYAPPARHRALSARERTLIVEGQEAALVKQRRRPPLGELLRRRNLWAIAAARFLADPVWGMLSLWMPLYLVQARHFDLTQIAMFAWLPFLAADLGCLFGPAVVAFLQRRDVNLIDARRGAFTLGAVLMTGMMFVGSVNSPVAAVALLCLGGFAHQTLSVTVITLCSDLFPQDQVATATGVSGTAANLGVLIFTLTLGSLVDQVGYQPFFILLGLLDLAGAALLWTLVRKPA, encoded by the coding sequence ATGCCGATGTTCGCCGACAGCCGTGCCCCGGCAGAGGCCGACAGGTCAATGGGAACGACATATGGCGAACAGGCCGAAGGACCGCATGTGAAGGGTTTTCCCTATATCCGCTGGACGATCATCGCCCTGTTCGTGGGCGCGATGGTCATCAACTATCTGACGCGCAGCATCCTGGGCGTCGCCGCGCCCGCGATCATGGCCGAGCAGCATATCAGTTCCGAACAATATAGCTGGATCACCGGCGCCTTTCAGTTCGGCATCATGTTCCAGCCGGTGGCGGGTTATCTGCTCGACCTGATCGGCCTGAAGATCGGCTTCACCCTGTTCGTCGCGGTGTGGTCGTGCATCACCATCGGCCATGGCTTCGCCAATGGCTGGCTGAGCTTTGCCGGTCTTCGCGGCGCGCTCGGGCTGGTCGAGGGATCGGCGCAACCGGCGGGCATGAAGGTCGTCGCGGAGTGGTTTCCGGCGCGCGAGCGCGGGGTGGCGGGCGGCATCTATCAGATCGGGGCCTCGTTCGGTGCGGTCTTCGCGCCCCCGCTCGTCGCCTGGGCGGTCTTCCACCATAGCTGGCGTGCGGCGTTCTTCGTGGCGGGCGGGCTGGGGCTGCTCTGGGTACTGGCCTGGCTGTTCTGGTACGCGCCGCCCGCGCGCCACCGGGCCCTGTCCGCGCGCGAGCGGACGTTGATCGTCGAGGGACAGGAAGCCGCGCTCGTCAAGCAGCGCCGCCGTCCGCCGCTGGGCGAGCTGTTGCGCCGTCGCAATCTCTGGGCGATCGCGGCGGCGCGGTTCCTGGCCGATCCGGTCTGGGGCATGCTGTCGCTGTGGATGCCGCTCTATCTCGTCCAGGCGCGGCATTTCGACCTGACCCAGATCGCGATGTTCGCCTGGCTGCCCTTCCTGGCCGCCGATCTGGGGTGCCTGTTCGGTCCGGCGGTCGTCGCCTTCCTGCAGCGGCGCGACGTCAACCTGATCGACGCGCGGCGCGGCGCCTTTACTCTGGGCGCGGTGCTGATGACGGGCATGATGTTCGTCGGCAGCGTCAACAGCCCCGTCGCCGCCGTCGCGCTGCTGTGTCTGGGCGGTTTCGCGCACCAGACGCTGTCGGTCACCGTCATCACGTTATGCTCGGACCTGTTCCCGCAGGATCAGGTCGCGACCGCGACGGGCGTGTCGGGCACGGCGGCCAATCTGGGCGTCCTGATCTTCACCCTGACGCTCGGCTCGCTGGTCGATCAGGTCGGCTATCAGCCCTTCTTCATCCTGCTGGGCCTGCTCGATCTGGCGGGCGCGGCTCTCCTCTGGACCTTGGTGCGCAAACCCGCATGA
- a CDS encoding LacI family DNA-binding transcriptional regulator, which translates to MTLTKTRRRPRGVTIIDVAKEAGVSPMTVSRVINGDAGVRNEVRAHVREVIKRLNYTPNLMARSLVTSSEIRIGVIYSNPSAAFMSELLVGVFEEASTRAAQLFLLKGEQGRPPAREAIEGLIEQRIAGVILAPPLGESDFVRDIIRAAGLPMAVIGGVAPDAVSVWIDNARAAYDMTRHLIGLGHRRIGFVHGNPGQSASIERLAGFSRAVEEEGGLETRVVQGDYSYASGLTAGETLLGGESPPTAIFASNDDMAAAIVSVAHRRHLDVPGDLTVVGFDDSTAATTLWPPLTTIHQPVRALATEALQRLIQEIRGGVPAPNGQPRVTVLEHQLIERDSTAPPRS; encoded by the coding sequence ATGACCTTGACGAAGACCCGACGGCGCCCGCGCGGCGTGACCATCATCGACGTGGCCAAGGAGGCGGGTGTCTCGCCCATGACCGTCTCGCGCGTCATCAACGGCGATGCGGGCGTCCGCAACGAGGTGCGGGCGCACGTTCGCGAGGTCATCAAGCGGCTGAACTACACACCCAATCTGATGGCGCGCAGCCTGGTCACGTCGAGCGAGATCCGCATCGGCGTCATCTATTCCAACCCCAGCGCCGCCTTCATGAGCGAGCTGCTGGTCGGCGTGTTCGAGGAAGCCTCGACCCGCGCGGCGCAGCTGTTCCTGCTGAAGGGCGAACAGGGCCGCCCGCCCGCGCGCGAGGCGATCGAGGGGCTGATCGAGCAGCGGATCGCAGGCGTCATCCTGGCGCCGCCGCTCGGCGAGTCCGACTTCGTGCGCGACATCATCCGCGCGGCGGGGCTGCCCATGGCGGTGATCGGCGGCGTCGCGCCCGATGCCGTGTCCGTCTGGATCGACAATGCGCGCGCTGCCTATGACATGACCCGCCACCTGATCGGGCTGGGCCATCGCCGCATCGGCTTCGTCCATGGCAATCCCGGCCAGTCGGCCAGTATCGAGCGTCTGGCGGGCTTTAGCCGCGCGGTCGAGGAGGAAGGCGGGCTGGAAACGCGGGTCGTCCAGGGCGATTACAGCTATGCCTCGGGCCTGACGGCGGGCGAGACGCTGCTCGGCGGCGAAAGTCCGCCGACCGCGATCTTCGCCAGCAACGACGACATGGCCGCCGCGATCGTCTCGGTCGCGCATCGGCGGCATCTGGACGTGCCGGGCGATCTGACCGTGGTGGGCTTCGACGACAGCACCGCCGCGACGACGCTCTGGCCGCCGCTGACCACCATCCACCAACCGGTCCGCGCGCTGGCGACCGAGGCGTTGCAGAGGCTGATCCAGGAAATTCGCGGCGGGGTTCCGGCACCGAACGGCCAGCCGCGTGTCACGGTGCTGGAGCACCAGCTGATCGAACGCGACTCCACCGCCCCGCCGCGTTCGTAA
- a CDS encoding Fur family transcriptional regulator → MAHAHTHQEPQGADLSVAAKATLERAGEQWTAMRASVFEALAGFDKPASAYDIADVMSQSQGRRVAANSVYRILDLFVGANLARRVESANAYVANAHPDCLHDCIFLVCDKCGQITHIDDDRLTGAVRDAAVGAGFRPERPVIEVRGRCAECPKD, encoded by the coding sequence ATGGCGCATGCTCACACCCATCAGGAGCCCCAGGGGGCCGACCTCTCCGTTGCGGCCAAGGCCACGCTGGAGCGCGCGGGCGAGCAATGGACGGCGATGCGCGCCAGCGTGTTCGAGGCGCTGGCCGGGTTCGATAAGCCCGCCTCGGCCTATGATATCGCCGATGTCATGTCGCAGTCGCAGGGGCGGCGCGTGGCGGCGAACAGCGTCTATCGAATCCTCGACTTGTTCGTCGGCGCCAATCTGGCGCGGCGAGTGGAAAGCGCCAATGCCTATGTCGCCAATGCGCATCCCGACTGCCTGCACGACTGCATCTTCCTGGTCTGCGACAAGTGCGGGCAGATCACGCATATCGACGACGACCGCCTGACCGGCGCGGTCCGCGACGCCGCCGTGGGTGCGGGCTTTCGCCCCGAGCGTCCGGTGATCGAGGTGCGTGGGCGCTGCGCGGAGTGTCCGAAGGATTGA
- a CDS encoding glycoside hydrolase family 43 protein, translating to MTMLRTIASLMLLAVSGAALAADRPGSNPIIRDKFTADPAPLVVGDRLYLYVGHDEAQRDEMFNMKEWLVYSTTDMKHWTPHEPIMNVKDFKWAKKDAWASQAIYKNGKYWFYAAVEHDNSHPGKAIAVAVSDKPTGPFVDAKGSALITNEMTPKGTHSWEDIDPTVMTDDDGTTWIAWGNRQCYIAKLKPNMIEIDGPIAEITPPHFEEGPWLHKRGKLYYLTYASLDRTTQRDEHVSYATAPSLKGPWTYRGLLTGSGKYSFTIHPGIADFKGKSYLFLHNANLAIGDQSGAIGRRAVTVERLYYNPDGTMKPVVQTDAGVSAAR from the coding sequence ATGACGATGTTGCGGACGATCGCGTCCCTTATGCTGCTGGCCGTGTCGGGGGCTGCGCTGGCGGCCGACCGGCCGGGGAGCAACCCGATCATCCGCGACAAGTTCACGGCGGACCCCGCGCCGCTGGTCGTGGGGGATCGGCTGTACCTCTATGTCGGGCATGACGAAGCGCAGCGCGACGAGATGTTCAACATGAAGGAGTGGCTGGTCTATTCCACCACCGACATGAAGCATTGGACGCCGCACGAGCCCATCATGAACGTAAAGGACTTCAAATGGGCCAAGAAGGACGCCTGGGCCAGCCAAGCGATCTACAAGAACGGCAAATACTGGTTCTACGCCGCCGTCGAGCATGACAATAGCCATCCGGGCAAGGCCATCGCCGTCGCCGTATCCGACAAGCCGACCGGCCCCTTCGTAGATGCCAAGGGATCGGCGCTCATCACCAACGAGATGACGCCAAAGGGGACGCATAGCTGGGAAGACATCGATCCGACCGTCATGACCGACGATGACGGTACGACCTGGATCGCGTGGGGCAACCGGCAATGCTATATCGCCAAGCTGAAGCCCAACATGATCGAGATCGACGGCCCGATCGCCGAGATCACCCCGCCGCATTTCGAAGAGGGGCCTTGGCTGCACAAGCGCGGCAAGCTCTATTACCTCACCTATGCCTCGCTCGACCGGACGACGCAGCGGGACGAGCATGTCTCCTACGCCACCGCGCCGTCGCTGAAGGGGCCGTGGACCTATCGCGGGCTGCTGACCGGATCGGGCAAGTACAGCTTCACCATCCATCCGGGAATCGCCGACTTCAAGGGTAAGTCGTACCTGTTCCTGCACAATGCGAACCTCGCCATCGGCGACCAGAGCGGTGCGATCGGACGGCGCGCGGTGACGGTCGAGCGGCTTTATTATAATCCGGATGGAACGATGAAGCCGGTGGTGCAGACCGACGCCGGTGTTTCGGCGGCGCGGTAG
- a CDS encoding TonB-dependent receptor plug domain-containing protein: MMKTGMHTRRLRCRVLGAASLMVLAGGMIAAPAWAQVPPNQATQDTSSDQATVQAAAPQADQTDEAPTRDIIVTGSRITTGGFTAPTPTTVIGEEQIAANAQPNVFTTVAQLPSLQGSTGTATNTFSTSSGQQGLSSFSLRGVGAIRTLTLLDGQRVVGANVTGVPDISLFPQLLIKRVDVVNGGASASYGSDAVGGVVNFITDTRFKGIKGNIQGGVTTYGDDQQVLVQLAGGTSLLNDSLHVIASTEYAHEDGVGGGDFGIGLANGRDWFRQSTLINRNVLNDGSPQYLFRDYAQSYNYTKYGLITAGPLQGIAFDQSGNPFQFQYGSNGVPARDAAGNVRGCLPGFCQGGDLSGNVDAGRSLQSKIQRVNSYGRIGYDFAPNGEIYGTINIGQVKTNNQPVGGQNRPNLTIQCANPYVPALVKAQCATAGITNFQYGTSNAALGNTQVYTDRRQFRFVAGAKGREAVLGSDWSYDMYYEHGTNYTDVDVSNIMLSRRFNQAINATTLNGAIVCADATARANGCQPLNIFGGNPSAAAIGYIMPQYGPYQRTRQTQDVISLNFSGSPFSSWAGPVSIAFGGEFRHEFYRVRADPYGAGFANTPANANYPADPALLADGNNWYAGNYKNGTGAYSVKEAFVEADLPIINSDAGGRANINGAVRVTDYSTSGTVWAWKIGGTWDLPVDGLRIRGVTSRDVRAPNLSELFAAPVTTTLPGFFDPFRNVNVLALQNTIGNVNLTPEIARNTTLGIAFSNSQAIPGLSLSVDYYKIKITDVISSLGAQDIVNLCYLNIAPETCGVFNLNNPNGPNFINVQSFNLASILTDGFDIEASYRWRNPLGLPGSLTLRALATNIRRFITDTGLPNTIPNDTAGVNIGNTPKWKWLAVQTYATDDWSLLLQERWFSDGKLGNQYIECTTGCPASTANRPTIDNNFIPGAFYFDIGGTYNVSKAVTAYFKVDNVFNRDPARSPYFVNPALYDVLGRVFRAGVRFNF; this comes from the coding sequence ATGATGAAGACGGGAATGCATACCCGGCGGCTGCGCTGTCGTGTGCTGGGGGCGGCCAGCCTGATGGTTCTGGCGGGCGGGATGATCGCCGCACCGGCCTGGGCGCAGGTTCCGCCGAACCAGGCAACGCAGGACACGTCATCCGATCAGGCGACCGTCCAGGCGGCCGCGCCTCAGGCGGATCAGACCGACGAAGCCCCGACCCGCGACATCATCGTGACCGGATCGCGCATCACCACCGGCGGCTTTACCGCGCCGACCCCGACCACGGTGATCGGCGAGGAACAGATCGCCGCCAACGCCCAGCCCAACGTCTTCACCACCGTCGCCCAGCTTCCCTCGCTCCAGGGTTCGACCGGCACCGCGACGAACACCTTCAGCACGTCGAGCGGGCAGCAGGGCCTCAGTTCCTTCTCGCTGCGCGGCGTCGGCGCGATCCGCACGCTGACCCTGCTCGACGGCCAGCGCGTCGTCGGCGCGAACGTGACCGGCGTGCCCGATATCAGCCTGTTCCCGCAGTTGCTGATCAAGCGGGTCGATGTCGTCAACGGCGGCGCTTCGGCCTCCTATGGCTCGGATGCGGTCGGCGGTGTGGTCAACTTCATCACCGATACCCGGTTCAAGGGGATCAAGGGCAATATCCAGGGCGGCGTCACCACCTATGGCGACGATCAGCAGGTGCTGGTCCAGTTGGCGGGCGGCACCAGCCTGTTGAACGACAGCCTGCATGTGATCGCCAGCACCGAATATGCGCATGAGGACGGCGTCGGCGGCGGCGACTTCGGCATCGGTCTGGCGAACGGCCGCGACTGGTTCCGTCAGTCGACGCTGATCAACCGCAACGTCCTGAACGACGGGTCGCCGCAATATCTGTTCCGCGACTATGCCCAGTCCTATAATTACACCAAATACGGCCTGATCACCGCTGGGCCGCTTCAGGGCATTGCGTTCGACCAGTCGGGCAACCCGTTCCAGTTCCAATATGGCTCGAACGGCGTGCCCGCGCGCGACGCGGCGGGCAATGTCCGGGGCTGTCTGCCCGGCTTCTGCCAGGGCGGCGACCTGTCCGGCAACGTCGATGCGGGCCGCTCGCTCCAGTCGAAGATCCAGCGCGTCAACAGCTATGGCCGCATCGGCTATGACTTCGCGCCCAATGGCGAAATCTACGGCACGATCAATATCGGCCAGGTCAAGACCAACAACCAGCCGGTCGGCGGGCAGAACCGCCCGAACCTGACCATCCAGTGCGCCAACCCTTATGTCCCCGCGCTGGTCAAGGCGCAGTGCGCGACGGCGGGCATCACCAATTTCCAGTACGGCACCAGCAACGCCGCGCTGGGCAACACCCAGGTCTATACCGATCGCCGCCAGTTCCGCTTCGTCGCGGGCGCCAAGGGGCGTGAGGCGGTGCTCGGATCCGACTGGTCGTACGACATGTATTACGAGCACGGCACCAATTATACGGATGTTGATGTCAGCAACATCATGCTGTCGCGCCGCTTCAACCAGGCGATCAACGCGACCACGCTGAACGGCGCGATCGTCTGCGCCGATGCGACCGCGCGGGCGAACGGGTGTCAGCCGCTCAACATCTTCGGCGGCAATCCCTCGGCGGCGGCGATCGGCTATATCATGCCGCAATACGGGCCCTATCAGCGGACCCGCCAGACGCAGGACGTCATCAGCCTGAACTTCTCGGGCTCGCCCTTCTCGTCCTGGGCCGGGCCGGTATCGATCGCGTTCGGCGGCGAGTTCCGCCACGAATTCTACCGCGTGCGCGCCGATCCCTATGGCGCGGGCTTTGCCAACACCCCGGCCAATGCCAATTATCCCGCCGACCCCGCGCTGCTGGCGGACGGCAACAACTGGTATGCGGGCAATTACAAGAACGGGACCGGCGCCTATAGCGTCAAGGAAGCGTTCGTCGAAGCCGACCTGCCGATCATCAATTCGGATGCCGGTGGCCGCGCCAACATCAACGGCGCGGTGCGCGTCACCGACTACAGCACCTCGGGCACGGTCTGGGCGTGGAAGATCGGCGGCACCTGGGACCTGCCGGTCGATGGCCTGCGCATCCGTGGCGTGACCTCGCGCGATGTCCGTGCGCCCAACCTGTCGGAGCTGTTCGCCGCGCCCGTCACCACGACGCTGCCGGGCTTTTTCGATCCGTTCCGCAACGTCAATGTGCTGGCGCTTCAGAACACGATCGGCAACGTCAACCTGACGCCCGAAATCGCACGTAACACGACGCTGGGCATCGCCTTCTCCAACTCGCAGGCGATCCCGGGCCTCAGCCTGTCGGTCGACTATTACAAGATCAAGATCACCGACGTCATCTCCAGCCTGGGCGCGCAGGACATCGTCAACCTGTGCTACCTCAATATCGCGCCAGAGACCTGCGGCGTGTTCAACCTGAACAACCCCAACGGCCCGAACTTCATCAACGTCCAGTCGTTCAACCTGGCGTCGATCCTGACCGACGGCTTCGATATCGAGGCGAGCTATCGCTGGCGCAATCCGCTGGGCCTGCCGGGCAGCCTGACGCTGCGCGCGCTGGCGACCAATATCCGCCGCTTCATCACCGACACCGGCCTGCCGAACACGATCCCGAACGACACGGCGGGCGTGAACATCGGCAACACGCCCAAGTGGAAGTGGCTGGCGGTGCAGACCTATGCCACCGACGACTGGTCGCTGCTGCTTCAGGAGCGCTGGTTCAGCGACGGTAAGCTCGGCAATCAATATATCGAATGCACCACCGGCTGCCCCGCCTCGACCGCGAACCGGCCGACCATCGACAACAACTTCATTCCCGGCGCCTTCTATTTCGACATTGGCGGCACCTATAACGTTAGCAAGGCGGTGACGGCCTATTTCAAGGTCGACAACGTGTTCAACCGCGACCCGGCCCGCTCGCCCTATTTCGTCAATCCGGCGCTGTATGACGTACTCGGGCGGGTGTTCCGCGCGGGTGTCCGCTTCAATTTCTGA